One segment of Solanum stenotomum isolate F172 chromosome 1, ASM1918654v1, whole genome shotgun sequence DNA contains the following:
- the LOC125842396 gene encoding glutaredoxin-C1-like isoform X2 — protein MQYQNTRARQRSSSSDSLERVARLASGSAVVIFSSSSCCMCHAIKRLFCELGVNPMVYELDQDPNGRGMERALYKLLGNSPAIPVVFIGGELIGSMDRVMASHINGTLVPRLKEAGALWL, from the coding sequence GTCATCGTCTTCGGACTCGTTGGAGAGGGTGGCTAGGCTAGCATCAGGAAGCGCGGTGGTGATATTTAGCTCGAGTAGTTGTTGCATGTGCCATGCAATAAAGAGGTTGTTCTGTGAGCTCGGTGTGAACCCGATGGTGTACGAGCTAGACCAAGACCCGAATGGAAGAGGGATGGAGAGGGCGCTTTACAAGCTTCTTGGAAACTCACCCGCCATACCGGTAGTGTTCATAGGTGGTGAATTAATCGGATCGATGGATCGAGTTATGGCTTCTCATATTAATGGCACTCTTGTCCCTCGTCTCAAAGAAGCCGGAGCTCTCTGGCTATGA